A single genomic interval of Fusarium verticillioides 7600 chromosome 8, whole genome shotgun sequence harbors:
- a CDS encoding hypothetical protein (At least one base has a quality score < 10): MERREKPKDERVEAPSALNPIGNPALPGNTSSGGQNWATYMTTEFNTTLTLAYIFARSASVVDAEIIPSRSKSSFSFAQQIVHFQDAIGHRPHYAAWTEKNIVATVWFGFNDLSVVSHKRGQGAILAAANRRIFELSQILYDTGIRNFIFIEIPPKELFPSHQAHKNNDTHHSYEMVSYAVNRWNSLLRQNTVRFQKSHPDAKVTCVEIWDIFYEAFLRPQDLGAPNSNCVDPSGKGCLWANTGHPGEKIHQLIGARVAEKAWG; this comes from the exons atggagaggagagaaaagccAAAAGACGAGCGTGTAGAAGCCCCCAGCGCGTTGAATCCAATTGGCAATCCAGCGTTGCCGGGAAATACATCATCTGGTGGTCAAAACTGGGCTACGTATATGACAACTGAATTCAACACCACGCTTACTCTGGCGTACATCTTTGCCCGATCAGCGTCAGTGGTGGATGCGGAGATAATACCATCGAGAAGCAAGTCGTCGTTTTCGTTTGCGCAGCAGATCGTTCATTTCCAGGATGCTATCGGCCATCGTCCTCACTACGCGGCGTGgactgagaagaacatcGTCGCGACAGTCTGGTTCGGGTTCAACGACTTGTCTGTCGTATCGCACAAGAGAGGCCAGGGCGCTATATTGGCGGCTGCAAACCGACGTATCTTTGAGCTATCTCAGATACTTTACGATACCGGAATTCGCAATTTTATCTTTATCGAGATCCCAC CTAAGGAATTGTTTCCCTCGCATCAAGCACACAAGAACAACGACACGCATCATAGTTACGAGATGGTCTCTTACGCTGTGAATCGGTGGAATAGCCTTCTTAGGCAAAACACTGTTCGCTTCCAGAAGTCCCATCCGGACGCAAAAGTCACTTGCGTAGAGATATGGGACATATTCTATGAGGCTTTCCTGAGGCCCCAGGATCTAGGTGCACCTAACTCAAATTGCGTCGATCCAAGCGGAAAAGGCTGT CTTTGGGCCAATACGGGTCATCCTGGAGAGAAGATCCATCAGCTCATTGGTGCTAGAGTAGCTGAAAAGGCCTGGGGGTAA